From a single Eubalaena glacialis isolate mEubGla1 chromosome 15, mEubGla1.1.hap2.+ XY, whole genome shotgun sequence genomic region:
- the ASCC2 gene encoding activating signal cointegrator 1 complex subunit 2 isoform X3: MPALPLDQLQITHKDLKTGKLRTSPALHPEQKADRYFVLYKPPPKDNIPALVEEYLERATFVANDLDWLLALPHDKFWCQVVFDETLQKCLDSYLHYVPRKFDEWVAPAPDVVDMEKRLHRSVFLTFLRMSTHKESKDHFISPSAFGEILYNNFLFDVPKILDLCVLFGKGNSPLLQKMIGNIFLQQPSYYNDLDETMPTILQVFSNILQHCGLQGDGACATPQKLEERGRLTPSDMPLLELKDIVLYLCDTCTTLWAFLDIFPLACPTFQKHDFCYRLLGDLWQRLSHSRKKLLEIFHILLNQICLLPVLESSCDNIQGFIEEFLQIFSSLLQEKRFLRDYDALFPVADDISLLQQASSALDETRTAYILQAVESAWEGVDQRKATNAKDPPVAENPNRVVEAAEAVSRPSSLPQNLEEEECLGAAAAPGPAVCGVELDSLISQVKDLLPDLGEGFILACLEHYSYDPEQVINNILEGRLAPALSQLDHGLDRQLKPDPTPLLASRHNIFQNDEFDVFSRDSVDLSRVHKGRRKEESARSLLNDKREVVAQRRRYEQYSVVTEEVPVQPGEDSPYRGDDYEDEYDDTYDGNQVGANDADSDDELISRRPFTIPQVLRTKVPREGQEEDEEEEEEAEDEAPKPDHFVQDPAVLREKAEARRMAFLARKGYRHDSSTAVAGNPRGHGQSRETTQERRKKESSKATRANHNRRTMTDRKRSKGMIPS, from the exons ATGCCAGCTCTGCCCCTGGACCAACTCCAGATCACCCACAAGGACCTGAAGACAGGGAAGCTGAGGACTTCACCAGCGCTG CACCCCGAGCAGAAGGCAGACCGGTATTTTGTGTTATACAAACCGCCCCCTAAAGACAACATTCCCGCCCTAGTGGAGGAGTACCTGGAACGCGCCACCTTCGTAGCCAATGACCTCGACTGGCTCCTGGCCCTGCCTCACGATAAATTCTGGTGCCAG GTTGTCTTCGACGAGACTCTGCAGAAGTGCCTGGACTCCTACCTGCACTATGTCCCCCGAAAGTTCGACGAGTGGGTGGCCCCGGCCCCTGACGTCGTTGACATGGAGAAGCGCCTCCACCGAAGTGTTTTTCTCACCTTCCTTCGCATGTCCACTCACAAGGAATCCAAA GATCACTTCATTTCCCCCTCTGCTTTTGGAGAAATCCTCTACAACAACTTCCTGTTTGACGTCCCAAAGATCCTGGACCTCTGCGTGCTCTTTGGAAAAGGCAACTCCCCGCTGCTGCAGAAGATGATAG gAAACATCTTTCTCCAACAGCCAAGTTACTATAATGACCTGGATGAAACCATGCCCACCATCCTTCAG GTCTTCAGCAATATCCTCCAGCACTGTGGTTTGCAAGGGGACGGGGCCTGCGCCACACCCCAGAAGCTTGAGGAGAGGGGCCGGCTGACCCCCAGCGACATGCCTCTCCTG GAATTAAAGGACATCGTTCTCTACCTTTGTGATACCTGCACCACACTCTGGGCCTTTCTGGATATCTTCCCTTTGGCTTGCCCAACCTTCCAGAAACACGACTTCTGTTACAG GCTGCTAGGTGACCTGTGGCAGAGGCTCTCCCATTCCAGGAAGAAGCTACTGGAGATTTTTCACATCCTCCTGAACCAGATCTGCCTTCTCCCAGTCCTAGAAAGCAG CTGTGACAACATTCAGGGCTTTATCGAAGAGTTCCTTCAGATCTTCAGCTCCTTGCTGCAGGAGAAGAG GTTCCTCCGGGACTATGATGCTCTCTTCCCCGTGGCCGATGACATCAGCCTGTTGCAGCAGGCCTCGTCAGCCTT GGACGAGACTCGGACCGCCTACATCCTCCAGGCAGTTGAGAGTGCATGGGAAGGGGTGGACCAAAGGAAAGCCACCAATGCCAAAGACCCACCAGTGGCTGAGAATCCTAACAGGGTCGTGGAGGCGGCGGAGGCGGTCAGCAGACCGTCATCGCTTCCCCAGAacttggaggaagaggag tgcctgggGGCAGCGGCTGCTCCAGGCCCCGCCGTGTGTGGCGTGGAGCTGGACTCACTCATCTCCCAAGTGAAGGACCTGCTGCCAGACCTTGGCGAGGGCTTCATCCTGGCCTGCCTGGAGCACTACAGCTATGACCCGGAGCAGGTGATCAACAACATCCTGGAGGGGCGGctggcccctgccctcagccAGCTGGACCACGGCCTAGACAG ACAGCTGAAGCCAGACCCGACTCCCCTGCTGGCGTCTCGTCACAACATCTTCCAGAATGATGAGTTTGACGTGTTCAGCAGGGACTCAGTGGACCTGAGCCGGGTACACAAGGGCAGGAG GAAGGAGGAGAGCGCGCGGAGCCTGCTGAACGACAAGCGGGAGGTGGTGGCGCAGCGGCGGCGCTACGAGCAGTACAGCGTGGTGACGGAGGAG GTGCCAGTGCAGCCAGGGGAGGACTCGCCTTACCGCGGTGACGACTATGAGGATGAGTATGATGACACATATGATGGCAACCAGGTGGGCGCCAACGACGCAGACTCAGATGATGAGCTCATCAGCCGCAG GCCCTTCACCATCCCTCAGGTGCTGAGAACCAAAGTGCCCAgagaagggcaggaggaggatgaggaggaggaggaggaggctgaggacGAGGCCCCCAAG ccTGACCATTTTGTGCAGGACCCTGCAGTGCTGCGGGAAAAAGCAGAAGCCAGGCGCATGGCCTTCCTGGCCAGGAAGGG GTACCGGCATGACAGCTCGACGGCAGTGGCTGGCAACCCCCGGGGCCACGGGCAGAGCCGAGAGACAACACAGGAACGCAGGAAGAAGGAATCCAGCAAGGCCACACGAGCCAACCACAACCGGAGAACCATGACTGACCGCAAAAGAAGCAAAGGCATGATTCCATCCTGA